The sequence GGTCGGCGGTAAGTCGGCGGTCGTCATCCTTGCCTTCCTCGCTGAGGATGGCGTCGCCCGGTCTCGCGGCGATTAGCCCCCGCATGATCAGGTCGTTGGATGTGCGGTCCGCCGTGTCGCGCAGCTCCTTGGAGCGCTCCTTGTCCCGCGGATCTATTGGGCCGAAGCTCTCACGCAATTCCAAGAGGAGACGACCTGCCCGGACAGCCAGATCGCGAGCCAGGTCTAGGTCGGAAGTCGTCATGCCGCCTCACCGTACCGGAGCCAAGTTCCCGCGCCCACGGTGTTCATCAGGAATTGAACTGATTCTGAGCGGCCGCCAAGCCCAGGCGAATGGTGGTTTCCGCGCAGTTCCGCGCGCGCTCCAACACCTCTGGCAGGTCTTGGCGTTCAGACTTGGCGAAGCTGGACAACACGTAGTCCACAGGATCGACCCTGTCGTTCGGCCGCCCAATTCCGATGCGGAGCCGATACCACTCGCCCGTTCGCAGTGAACGCCGGACGCTGCGCAATCCGTTGTGCCCATTGTCGCCGCCTCCGAGCTTGACCCGCACTGACCCGAATGGCAGATCCAACTCGTCATGCACCACGAGCAGCCGATCAGCCTCTGCCTTGTAGTACGACAAGACCGCTGCCACGGCTCCACCGGACTCGTTCATGTAGGAGCGCGGAACGGCCAGGATCACACGCTCGGTCCCCAGACGGCATTCCCTGGCGTCGCAACGGGCCATTCGCCGTACCTTGAGGGGTCCCCCAAGCTCCAGTGCCCAGGAGCGCACAACCATCGCTCCGACGTTGTGCCTGGTGTCCGCGTACTCCTCCCCAGGGTTCCCCAAGCCAATGACGACCCAGGGGGCGCGCTGGCCTTCAGACTGTCGCGCTTGGCTGCCCAGTCGGATCACTGGCCTTCAGCCGCTGGGGTGCCCCCAGACGAGGCATCCGCGCCAGCTTCCTCGGATGGCTCGCCCGCAGTCTCGCCCTCCTCCAAAGCTTCGGCAGCAGCGATCGCTTCCTCCCGCGCCTCAGCCGCAGCGGTCGCTTCCTCCCGGGCCTTCGCGCGCTCTTCCAGTGTCTCCACTATGCGGCTAGCCACTTCGTCGAGGTCCTCGCCCTTGGCGGAGGCTTCCTCGATGATCGCCGCCACCGCGATCTGGTCAAACCCGGCTTCCTCTGCGGCGGCCCTTGCCTTGGCCAGAGCTTGCGCGTAGGCGTGGCGATCCGCCACATCGGCAGCGCTGAGGATGATCAAGTCAACGTGCTTGAGATCTTGGCGAACCGGGTTCCTCTGGATGTCGCGTGGAGCCACGAGCAGGCTCTGTCCGTCCAGCTCAACGTTTAGAACGACCCGGGAGATCCGTAGAGCCAGGTTCAGCTCGTGATCGGGAAGCAGAACGTGGCGGACATCGCTGCCAGATCCGTACATCACGGCTGGCACATGTCCGGCCCGCCTGTATCTGCGGGCGGCTCCCTTGCCAAAGTCCGTTCTTGCTTGCGCGGCGATTCGTACGTCGGTCGACATCCGGTCTCCTAGTCGAGGTCCATCAAACTGCCCCGGCCAGGTTCAACCAGGTCGATAACGGCGCGGTCTTCGCTTTCCGCGCCCTCGCCGAGGCTCGCCCAGTGTAGGCCCGGCCTCGCGCGCACCCCAAACCGCCGGCGACTGGCTGTGACACGGCGCCGCCCGATCCGACTCACGCGTCCTCAGGTGATGTCAGCCTTGCTCAGCTCGAACATGCTCGTGACCGACCCGTCGGTGAACACCTCGTGGATTGCCTTGGCCACGAGCGGGGCGATCGACAAGATCGTGAGCTGCTCGAAGCGCTGGTCATCGGCGATCGGGAGCGTGTCGGTCACGATCACTTCGGCGATCCCGGACGCAGCCAGCCGCTCAGCCGCCGGGTCACTCAGGATGCCGTGAGTCGCGGCCACAACCACGTCCCGTGCTCCGGTATCGAACAGAGCCTCGGCCGCCTTCGCGATAGTGCCCCCGGTGTCGATCATGTCGTCCACTACGACGCACAGCCGGTCGCGGACATCACCAACGACCTCCAGAACCTTCGACTGGTTGGGAACATCCGGGTCGCGGCGCTTGTGGATGATCGCCAGGGGCGTTCCGAGCACGTCAGTCCACCTCTCAGCCACGCGCACTCGGCCCGCGTCCGGAGACACCACGGTGATGTTCGCCGGGTCGTAGTTGCGCCTCACGTGGTCGGCGAGGTACGGCAGGGCGAACAGATGGTCTACCGGTCCGTTCAGGAATCCTTGGATCTGCGACGTGTGCA comes from Candidatus Nanopelagicales bacterium and encodes:
- the pth gene encoding aminoacyl-tRNA hydrolase, with translation MIRLGSQARQSEGQRAPWVVIGLGNPGEEYADTRHNVGAMVVRSWALELGGPLKVRRMARCDARECRLGTERVILAVPRSYMNESGGAVAAVLSYYKAEADRLLVVHDELDLPFGSVRVKLGGGDNGHNGLRSVRRSLRTGEWYRLRIGIGRPNDRVDPVDYVLSSFAKSERQDLPEVLERARNCAETTIRLGLAAAQNQFNS
- a CDS encoding 50S ribosomal protein L25 — translated: MSTDVRIAAQARTDFGKGAARRYRRAGHVPAVMYGSGSDVRHVLLPDHELNLALRISRVVLNVELDGQSLLVAPRDIQRNPVRQDLKHVDLIILSAADVADRHAYAQALAKARAAAEEAGFDQIAVAAIIEEASAKGEDLDEVASRIVETLEERAKAREEATAAAEAREEAIAAAEALEEGETAGEPSEEAGADASSGGTPAAEGQ
- a CDS encoding ribose-phosphate diphosphokinase, with the protein product MVDHSDGITLAANKRLLLTAGRSHPDLANAVAAELGTELSPVSAYDFANGEIFVRFEESVRGCDVFILQSHTTPINQWIMEQLIMVDAAKRASARRVTVVAPFLGYARQDKKHRGREPITARLMMDMFQAAGADRIMTLDLHTSQIQGFLNGPVDHLFALPYLADHVRRNYDPANITVVSPDAGRVRVAERWTDVLGTPLAIIHKRRDPDVPNQSKVLEVVGDVRDRLCVVVDDMIDTGGTIAKAAEALFDTGARDVVVAATHGILSDPAAERLAASGIAEVIVTDTLPIADDQRFEQLTILSIAPLVAKAIHEVFTDGSVTSMFELSKADIT